Proteins found in one Sorghum bicolor cultivar BTx623 chromosome 1, Sorghum_bicolor_NCBIv3, whole genome shotgun sequence genomic segment:
- the LOC8057045 gene encoding zinc finger protein GIS2 yields MTSSRSNSRSRSRSRSRSRSRSRSPRRRDRLRSERAPRRSRSRSRSRSPHRRRERRGYRDLVCKNCRRPGHFAKECPSAPTCNNCNLPGHFAAECTSQTICWNCKESGHIASECKNEALCHTCNKTGHLARDCPTSGANVKLCNKCFKPGHFAVDCTNERACNNCRQPGHIARECKNDPVCNLCNVSGHVARVCPKTTLASEIQGGPFRDILCRICGQPGHISRNCIATIICDTCGGRGHMSYECPSARIFDRGLRRF; encoded by the exons ATGACTTCATCAAGAAGCAACAGCAGGAGCAGAAGTAGGAGCCGCAGTcgcagcaggagcaggagccgcAGTCCTCGGCGAAGAGATAGGTTGCGCAGTGAACGTGCACCCCGCCGTAGTCGCAGTCGCAGCAGGAGCCGCAGCCCACACCGTCGCAGAGAACGGCGTGGCTACAG GGATCTTGTATGCAAGAACTGCCGGAGACCTGGGCACTTCGCTAAGGAGTGCCCATCTGCGCCTACGTGCAATAACTGTAACCTTCCAGG CCACTTTGCAGCAGAATGCACCTCACAAACTATTTGCTGGAACTGCAAAGAGTCTGGGCACATTGCCAGTGAGTGCAAGAATGAGGCCCTGTGCCACACCTGCAACAAGACAGGCCACTTGGCACGTGATTGCCCTACTTCAGGGGCTAACGTTAAGCTAtgcaacaaatgttttaaaccaGGCCACTTCGCTGTTGACTGCACCAATGAACGGGCCTGCAACAACTGCCGTCAGCCAGGGCACATAGCTCGGGAGTGCAAGAATGACCCGGTTTGCAACCTGTGCAATGTCTCTGGCCATGTTGCCCGCGTCTGTCCAAAGACGACTCTGGCTTCAGAGATACAGGGTGGCCCATTCCGTGATATCCTTTGCCGCATCTGTGGTCAGCCAGGGCACATCAGCCGCAACTGCATTGCAACCATCATCTGTGACACATGCGGTGGGAGGGGGCACATGTCTTATGAGTGCCCGTCGGCCAGGATATTCGATCGCGGGCTCCGCAGGTTCTGA